A region of Lycium barbarum isolate Lr01 chromosome 3, ASM1917538v2, whole genome shotgun sequence DNA encodes the following proteins:
- the LOC132632968 gene encoding HVA22-like protein a, with amino-acid sequence MGGSGGGIGSLLKVILANFDILAGPVVSLAYPLYASIRAIETKSPVDDQQWLTYWILYSMITLFELTFAKLIEWLPFWSYAKLIATCWLVIPHFNGAAYVYEHYIRPYIVQRKAVNIWYVPRKKDVFSKPDDILTAAEKYIQEHGTHAFEEMIHKAEGERRPQTSNYVFYDDDYRY; translated from the exons ATGGGAGGATCTGGTGGTGGTATAGGTAGCTTACTCAAGGTCATACTCGCCAACTTTGACATCCTTGCCGG GCCGGTTGTTAGTCTGGCATATCCTTT GTATGCGTCAATAAGGGCTATTGAGACCAAATCCCCAGTGGATGATCAGCAATGGCTTACTTATTGGATTTTGTACTCTATGATTACTCTTTTTGAGCTCACCTTTGCCAAGCTTATTGAATG GCTTCCTTTCTGGTCATATGCAAAACTGATTGCAACCTGCTGGTTGGTGATACCTCACTTCAATGGTGCAGCATATGTGTATGAGCATTATATTAGGCCTTATATCGTCCAGCGAAAAGCAGTCAACATCTGGTATGTGCCACGAAAGAAAGATGTCTTTAGTAAGCCTGATGACATCCTAACTGCTGCAGAGAAATATATACAAGAACATGGAACCCACGCATTTGAGGAGATGATCCACAAG GCTGAAGGAGAACGAAGGCCCCAAACCAGCAATTACGTGTTTTATGATGATGACTACAGATACTGA